The stretch of DNA CTTTACCATAACCACCGCCAATTACTCCAGCTACGGGGCATCCTGCTGCAAAGCAAGTACTCAAAACCAGGCGATCGCGCCGATAAATCCCCCAATCGCTTAGAGATAATTTACCCAGGACATCGTTAGTATGCACATCTACTCCAGCATCGTATAGTACCAAATCTGGTTTGACCTCAGAAAGCAAATCGGGCAAGTTTTTGGCGAGTATTTGTAAATAACCATCATCATCTAAACCTATAGGTAAGGAGATATCCAAATCGCTTTGCTGCTTAGTACCAGGGAAGTTAGCTTCACAGTGCATCGAGAAGGTAAACACGCTGTCGTCATCTTTAAAGATATCTGCCGTACCGTCTCCTTGATGTACGTCAAGATCGACAATCAAAATTTTCTTAACCAAACCGCGATGTTGCAATTCGCGAGCGGCGATCGCCAAATCGTTGAAAATACAGAATCCCGAACCATAGCTAGGAAAAGCATGATGCGTACCGCCAGCAGTATTACAAGCACATCCATGTTCTAAAGCCAGCTGCGCGGCTAAAATCGTTCCCCCGACAGCAATACGAGTACGCAGAGAGAGTTCCCGACTCCAGGGCAAACCAATACGGCGTTGAGCTTTAAATTCTAATTTCCCTTCGCAGTAAGCTCTAACGTAATCGGCAGTATGAACTAGCTCAATTGTGGAATAGCTACTTATCTGCGGTTGCTTGATTTCTTCTGGTGCAACTATGCCATCTTTAACTAATAAATCTCGCAGCAGCCCAAACTTAGCCATCGGAAATCGGTGTCCTTCTGGCATCGGCGCGACATAATCGGGGTGATAGACAATAAACAATTTCTTAATTCAAAACTTCTTCTAACTGATGCTGCTGCCACAGTGACTGATATGTTCCAGGCTGCTGCAATAGTTCTTCGTGTGTTCCATCCTGAACGATTTTGCCTTTATCCATAACCATAATGCGATCGCAAATAGCCGCAGCCGCTAGCTGATGGGAAATAAAGATTACCGATCTTCGTTCGCGTTCGGGAGAAAGATTGTTTAAAATTTCTGTTGCCGTTTCGTTATCGACGCTAGAAAGAGCATCATCTAAAATTAGCACTGGCGCGTCTACCAATAAAGCCCTCGCTAGAGATGTACGCTGTCTCTGTCCCCCAGAAAGGGTAATTCCCCTCTCTCCAACTAGAGTTTTATATTGTTGGGGAAAATTGATAATTTCAGGGTGAATTTGAGCTTGTTTGGCGGCGTATTCTATTTCTGGTGATTCTACTAAGGGTTCGCCATAACGAATGTTATTTTCAATCGAGGTACTAAAGAGAAAGCTATCTTGGGGTACATAAGCGATCGCACTACGTAAAGCGTCTAAATCTAACTGAGTAATATCGCGCTCGTCTAAAAATAGCTGTCCTGCTTCGATGTTTAATAATCTAGGAATGGCATTAGCTAACGTCGATTTACCAGAGCCAATTGCGCCAACAATAGCCACCGTTTCTCCTGGTGCGATGGTAAAGTTGAGATCGTCTAAAGCAGGTTTATCGCTGTCGGGATAAGTATAGGTGAGATGCCGAGCAATAATTTTGCCTCTGACCGCCTTTTTTGGCAAAACAATTGCATGGGGAACATTTTTAATTTTGGGTTGAGCTTGAAATATTGCTTCGACGCGATCGATACTAACTTCACCTCGTTGATAGGCAGTAATGGTAAATCCTAATAAGGCGGTAGGAAAAACCAAACGCTCTACTAATAGAATTAATGCTACTAAGTTTCCTACGGTAATTGCACCGCTAGCGATCGCATTAGTTCCCAGCCAGAGTAAAATTAATAAACTAATATAAGAAATCCCTTCAATAACTGGAAAGAGAATATTTCTGATTTTGGCTAGTTTGAGGTTGGCACGCAACAAACGCTGATTTTTGATCTCAAAAGCCTGTCTTTCTTGGTTTTCCTGAGCGTAAATTCTAATCAATGCCATACCGCTCATATCTTCTTGGATCAGTTCGCTTAGATCGGAAAGCTTTTCCTGCACTACTTTTTGGCGATCGCGCAGTTGCCCGCTAAATAGCTGTACGGTAATAATCATTACGGGATATACGGCGATGGAAATCAAAGTCAGGCGCACGCTGATAGGAAACATTTCCCGTAGAGTTAAGGTATAGGCAAAAATCACGTTGACTATACTCAATAGGGCAAATCCCACCAAACGTCTGATATTATCTACATCGCTGGTAGCGCGGTTAATTAGATCGCCAGAAGTATTATTGGCAAAATAAGCTGGTTCGATGCCTAATAAATGCTGAAAAATCTTTTGCTTCAGTAAAAAT from Myxosarcina sp. GI1 encodes:
- a CDS encoding histone deacetylase, whose product is MPEGHRFPMAKFGLLRDLLVKDGIVAPEEIKQPQISSYSTIELVHTADYVRAYCEGKLEFKAQRRIGLPWSRELSLRTRIAVGGTILAAQLALEHGCACNTAGGTHHAFPSYGSGFCIFNDLAIAARELQHRGLVKKILIVDLDVHQGDGTADIFKDDDSVFTFSMHCEANFPGTKQQSDLDISLPIGLDDDGYLQILAKNLPDLLSEVKPDLVLYDAGVDVHTNDVLGKLSLSDWGIYRRDRLVLSTCFAAGCPVAGVIGGGYGKDMSALVYRHSILYRAAKEQLSN
- a CDS encoding ABC transporter ATP-binding protein gives rise to the protein MANSRLQQLFNYLRPHWRMVSLGVVALLVVNYLGARIPRLIGDSIDRLSNDFDFSELSRFALLLLLFSVLMWIFRMLSRLSIFGVGRQVEFLLKQKIFQHLLGIEPAYFANNTSGDLINRATSDVDNIRRLVGFALLSIVNVIFAYTLTLREMFPISVRLTLISIAVYPVMIITVQLFSGQLRDRQKVVQEKLSDLSELIQEDMSGMALIRIYAQENQERQAFEIKNQRLLRANLKLAKIRNILFPVIEGISYISLLILLWLGTNAIASGAITVGNLVALILLVERLVFPTALLGFTITAYQRGEVSIDRVEAIFQAQPKIKNVPHAIVLPKKAVRGKIIARHLTYTYPDSDKPALDDLNFTIAPGETVAIVGAIGSGKSTLANAIPRLLNIEAGQLFLDERDITQLDLDALRSAIAYVPQDSFLFSTSIENNIRYGEPLVESPEIEYAAKQAQIHPEIINFPQQYKTLVGERGITLSGGQRQRTSLARALLVDAPVLILDDALSSVDNETATEILNNLSPERERRSVIFISHQLAAAAICDRIMVMDKGKIVQDGTHEELLQQPGTYQSLWQQHQLEEVLN